One Sodalinema gerasimenkoae IPPAS B-353 DNA segment encodes these proteins:
- a CDS encoding DUF3119 family protein — protein sequence MIVDAGEVRSPSRCLLFLGDLPVTSTSPSTRVELEPIVELEPSYVIPVFLVVLAIPLMMVQIWLAAAIALFGLFLMVQAATIRLEFTQTDLDVYRSDSLIRRFPYSEWLNWQIFWQPVPILFYFREVNSIHFLPVLFNAKMLRNCLEQRCPQSSP from the coding sequence ATGATCGTCGATGCAGGCGAGGTGCGATCGCCCAGCCGATGTTTGTTGTTTTTAGGGGATTTGCCTGTGACTTCTACCTCACCCTCAACTCGCGTTGAACTTGAACCCATTGTTGAACTCGAACCGAGTTACGTCATCCCCGTATTTCTGGTGGTACTGGCGATTCCTCTGATGATGGTGCAGATTTGGCTGGCGGCGGCGATCGCCCTGTTTGGCCTCTTCTTAATGGTCCAAGCGGCAACCATTCGCCTCGAATTTACCCAGACAGACCTGGATGTTTACCGTTCAGATTCTCTAATTCGTCGCTTTCCCTACTCCGAATGGCTCAATTGGCAGATTTTCTGGCAGCCGGTTCCCATTTTGTTCTATTTCCGGGAAGTCAATAGCATTCACTTTCTCCCGGTGTTGTTTAATGCCAAAATGCTACGCAACTGCCTCGAACAACGCTGTCCCCAATCCTCTCCCTAA
- a CDS encoding DUF3086 domain-containing protein, protein MTLEENTPYGPPKPHPNSEDWDVDAESVPVEPSPWEDDPDPQPQGEMGQSGGTQGEESGLPEGAIAPLGEPLQAGLDSSDSSTSEDSNAGFYDDETSNWQDEDSNWDNDSDEYADYESISHDPPPGDMIREPVNERAWQDHDDDDDDVSATPVASELTEPEESMAVMVSPISAANDSQDDSQNKSTRPPSGEAEPDKETWDQAEPEPVSPAVAQSSPAPESSPQPSPPQPPSEPTASPAVPMEIDALEQRAEALRGEIAQLESAKQQMQQAQAELQRDLGRLVQEGVSELKKRKQALTVDIERLERRQERIRKEMQTSFAGVSQDIAVRVQGFKNYLVGSLQDLSVAAEQLQIEPPPALAAAPSSMDEPPRRPRRGDRVERRSEAATSPQFSEQGFQEQRRLIRRALDQYRNNPDYYGPPWQLRRTFEPVHAERVANWFFNQGGRGAMKSTNSRLQNILIASAIASVLHQMYKRRLRVLVLANTPERLGEWRRGLQDCLGISRADFGPDRGVALFEAPEPLAQRAERFMQAGLMPLIIVDESENQLSLGLLQFPLWLAFAPDPESTLVRDW, encoded by the coding sequence ATGACTTTAGAGGAAAACACCCCCTACGGACCCCCCAAACCCCACCCCAACTCAGAGGACTGGGACGTTGATGCCGAGTCAGTCCCCGTTGAACCCTCTCCCTGGGAAGATGACCCCGACCCCCAGCCACAGGGAGAGATGGGGCAATCTGGGGGAACTCAAGGGGAGGAGTCTGGGCTACCCGAAGGGGCGATCGCACCCCTTGGCGAACCCCTACAAGCCGGACTCGATTCCTCCGACTCCTCCACATCAGAAGACTCCAACGCCGGCTTTTATGATGACGAAACCAGCAATTGGCAGGATGAGGACAGCAACTGGGATAACGATTCCGACGAGTATGCCGACTATGAGAGCATCTCCCATGACCCCCCTCCCGGAGATATGATCCGGGAACCCGTCAACGAGAGGGCTTGGCAGGATCATGACGACGACGACGATGACGTTAGCGCGACTCCCGTAGCCTCTGAACTGACCGAACCTGAGGAGTCCATGGCCGTCATGGTGTCACCTATCTCCGCCGCCAACGATTCCCAAGACGACTCCCAAAACAAGTCCACCCGCCCCCCCAGCGGTGAAGCTGAACCCGACAAGGAGACCTGGGACCAAGCTGAACCCGAGCCAGTCTCCCCGGCTGTCGCTCAATCCTCCCCAGCCCCAGAGTCCTCTCCCCAACCCAGTCCACCCCAACCCCCATCTGAGCCAACGGCATCCCCAGCAGTGCCGATGGAGATTGACGCTCTCGAACAGCGGGCCGAGGCCTTACGAGGGGAAATCGCCCAACTCGAAAGTGCAAAACAGCAAATGCAGCAGGCTCAAGCTGAGTTGCAACGAGATTTAGGGCGCTTAGTCCAAGAAGGGGTGAGTGAACTCAAGAAACGCAAACAAGCCCTGACGGTGGATATCGAGCGGTTAGAACGCCGCCAAGAGCGTATCCGCAAAGAAATGCAAACCTCCTTCGCTGGTGTCTCCCAAGATATCGCCGTGCGAGTTCAGGGCTTCAAAAACTATCTGGTGGGCAGTTTACAAGACTTATCCGTTGCCGCCGAACAGTTGCAAATTGAGCCGCCCCCAGCCCTCGCAGCGGCGCCTAGTTCCATGGACGAACCTCCCCGCCGTCCCCGTCGAGGGGACAGGGTAGAGCGTCGCAGCGAGGCAGCTACAAGTCCCCAGTTTAGTGAACAGGGATTCCAGGAGCAACGACGCTTGATTCGTCGAGCCTTGGATCAATATCGCAACAACCCCGACTATTATGGGCCGCCCTGGCAGTTGCGTCGCACCTTTGAACCCGTCCACGCCGAACGAGTCGCCAATTGGTTTTTCAACCAGGGCGGACGGGGGGCCATGAAGTCCACCAATAGCCGCCTCCAGAATATCCTGATTGCCTCGGCGATCGCCTCAGTGCTGCATCAGATGTACAAGCGCCGTTTACGGGTATTAGTGCTAGCCAACACCCCCGAACGTCTCGGAGAATGGCGGCGCGGCTTACAGGACTGTCTCGGCATCTCTCGGGCTGACTTTGGCCCCGATCGCGGTGTGGCTCTGTTTGAAGCCCCAGAACCCCTCGCACAACGGGCTGAGCGGTTCATGCAAGCGGGACTGATGCCCCTAATTATCGTCGATGAGTCAGAAAATCAGCTCAGTCTGGGCCTGTTGCAATTCCCGCTCTGGCTCGCCTTCGCCCCCGACCCCGAATCCACCCTTGTCCGAGACTGGTAA
- a CDS encoding type IIL restriction-modification enzyme MmeI — MVSEGDVTASLTALRESPATTRQKAKFILATDGQTLEAENLAEGETLACAYPDFANYFGFFLPLAGINTVKPIRENAFDIKATSRLNKLYVELLKEKPDWGIQAHQEALNHFMARLSFCFFAEDTNIFHFI; from the coding sequence ATAGTTTCAGAAGGAGACGTAACCGCCAGCCTCACGGCCCTACGCGAGAGTCCAGCCACAACTCGCCAGAAAGCCAAATTCATCCTCGCCACCGATGGCCAAACCCTCGAAGCTGAAAACCTAGCCGAAGGGGAAACCCTCGCCTGTGCCTACCCCGACTTTGCCAACTATTTTGGCTTTTTCCTCCCCCTAGCCGGAATTAACACCGTCAAGCCAATCCGGGAAAACGCCTTTGACATCAAGGCTACCAGTCGCCTCAACAAACTCTATGTTGAGCTACTCAAAGAGAAGCCGGACTGGGGGATTCAAGCGCACCAGGAAGCCTTAAACCATTTCATGGCCCGGTTGAGTTTCTGTTTCTTCGCTGAAGATACCAATATCTTCCACTTCATTTAA
- a CDS encoding DUF2281 domain-containing protein, with protein MTATEKPCQPIQILRENQIQEVLDFAEFIQKKILLYSAYFLFHSDWNPRHR; from the coding sequence ATGACAGCCACCGAAAAACCCTGTCAACCGATTCAAATTCTTCGAGAAAACCAAATCCAAGAAGTCCTCGATTTCGCCGAATTTATTCAGAAAAAAATCCTCCTCTATTCAGCCTATTTCCTCTTTCACTCTGACTGGAATCCGAGGCATCGATAA